Proteins from one Vanessa atalanta chromosome 15, ilVanAtal1.2, whole genome shotgun sequence genomic window:
- the LOC125069489 gene encoding F-box/LRR-repeat protein 16 isoform X1 — protein sequence MEGFTTVAGCEHGAGGASSGGGRPADTIRRVKVKMSSVSAQGVVERASAELSRRITGLGLRGRKRSPGVVERMANALCGPASTAAPRIPRRRRPSPRPLVWSQFILEERFLEKFFLYFTPNERKTLAQVCTKWRDILYSSPRWWSGLAAVLDCRELRSESGCCMQRFYNSVIRRGIRGVILISATDDDINELIKQFPLSAHHLHAIGLKGCTITDRGLEAILDHLQVLFELELTGCNEITEAGLWACLTPRIVSLTLTDCINIADEAVGAVAQLLPSLYEFSLQAYHVTDAALGYFSPKQSASLSILRLHSCWELTNHGVVNIVHSLPNLTVLSLSGCSKVTDEGVELLAENLPRLRSLDLSWCPRVTDNALEYIACDLNHLEELTLDRCVHITDIGVGYISTMQSLVALFLRWCSQVRDFGVQHLCGMRSLQLLSLAGCPLLTSGGLSSLIQLRQLRELELTNCPGASPELFDYLHEHLPRCLIVE from the exons ATGGAAGGATTTAC CACGGTGGCGGGTTGCGAGCACGGAGCGGGCGGGGCGAGCTCGGGCGGCGGGCGGCCCGCCGACACCATTCGCCGCGTCAAGGTGAAGATGTCGTCGGTATCCGCGCAAGGCGTCGTCGAGCGCGCCTCGGCCGAGTTGTCGCGGCGCATTACCGGCCTGGGGCTCCGCGGCCGGAAGCGCTCTCCTGGGGTAGTGGAACGTATGGCGAATGCGCTGTGCGGTCCCGCTTCCACTGCAGCACCTAGAATACCCCGCCGGCGTCGACCATCTCCTCGACCTCTCGTTTGGAGTCAGTTTATATTAGAAGAAAGATTTCTAGAgaagttttttctttatttcactCCTAATGAAAGAAAAACGTTAGCCCAAGTGTGCACGAAATGGCGCGACATTCTCTATTCGTCCCCGCGATGGTGGTCCGGGTTGGCTGCCGTATTAGACTGTCGCGAACTGCGCTCCGAATCTGGCTGTTGTATGCAAAGGTTTTATAATTCAGTGATTAGAAGAGGTATTCGAGGTGTTATTTTGATATCTGCTACCGATGACGATATAAATGAGCTTATTAAGCAGTTTCCCCTATCAGCGCACCACTTACACGCTATTGGACTAAAAGGATGCACAATAACAGATAGAGGATTAGAAGCTATTTTGGATCATTTACAA GTTCTCTTTGAACTTGAACTAACGGGCTGCAATGAGATAACAGAGGCTGGTTTATGGGCATGTCTAACTCCGAGGATTGTTTCACTCACGCTTACTGATTGCATTAACATTGCTGACGAGGCT GTCGGTGCGGTGGCTCAGCTTTTACCGTCTCTGTACGAGTTTTCATTACAAGCATACCATGTGACGGATGCAGCTCTCGGCTATTTCTCGCCAAAGCAAAGTGCTTCGCTCAGTATATTGAGATTACACAGCTGCTGGGAACTTACTAACCATGGTGTCGTTAACATCG TGCACTCGCTGCCCAACCTGACCGTGCTGTCGCTGAGCGGCTGCAGCAAGGTGACGGACGAGGGCGTGGAGCTGCTGGCGGAGAACTTGCCGCGCCTGCGCAGTCTCGACCTGAGCTGGTGCCCGCGCGTCACCGACAACGCGCTCGAGTACATCGCCTGCGACCTCAACCACCTCGAGGAGCTCACGCTGGACAG ATGCGTGCACATAACGGACATCGGCGTCGGATACATCAGCACCATGCAGTCGCTGGTGGCGCTATTCCTGCGCTGGTGCTCGCAGGTGCGCGACTTCGGCGTACAGCACCTCTGCGGCATGAGGTCCTTGCAGCTGTTGTCTCTGGCCG GGTGCCCGCTGCTGACGTCGGGCGGGCTGTCGAGCCTCATCCAGCTGCGCCAGCTGCGCGAGCTGGAGCTCACCAACTGCCCGGGCGCGTCTCCGGAGCTCTTCGACTACTTGCACGAGCACCTGCCGCGGTGTCTCATCGTCGAGTGA
- the LOC125069489 gene encoding F-box/LRR-repeat protein 16 isoform X2, translating to MSSVSAQGVVERASAELSRRITGLGLRGRKRSPGVVERMANALCGPASTAAPRIPRRRRPSPRPLVWSQFILEERFLEKFFLYFTPNERKTLAQVCTKWRDILYSSPRWWSGLAAVLDCRELRSESGCCMQRFYNSVIRRGIRGVILISATDDDINELIKQFPLSAHHLHAIGLKGCTITDRGLEAILDHLQVLFELELTGCNEITEAGLWACLTPRIVSLTLTDCINIADEAVGAVAQLLPSLYEFSLQAYHVTDAALGYFSPKQSASLSILRLHSCWELTNHGVVNIVHSLPNLTVLSLSGCSKVTDEGVELLAENLPRLRSLDLSWCPRVTDNALEYIACDLNHLEELTLDRCVHITDIGVGYISTMQSLVALFLRWCSQVRDFGVQHLCGMRSLQLLSLAGCPLLTSGGLSSLIQLRQLRELELTNCPGASPELFDYLHEHLPRCLIVE from the exons ATGTCGTCGGTATCCGCGCAAGGCGTCGTCGAGCGCGCCTCGGCCGAGTTGTCGCGGCGCATTACCGGCCTGGGGCTCCGCGGCCGGAAGCGCTCTCCTGGGGTAGTGGAACGTATGGCGAATGCGCTGTGCGGTCCCGCTTCCACTGCAGCACCTAGAATACCCCGCCGGCGTCGACCATCTCCTCGACCTCTCGTTTGGAGTCAGTTTATATTAGAAGAAAGATTTCTAGAgaagttttttctttatttcactCCTAATGAAAGAAAAACGTTAGCCCAAGTGTGCACGAAATGGCGCGACATTCTCTATTCGTCCCCGCGATGGTGGTCCGGGTTGGCTGCCGTATTAGACTGTCGCGAACTGCGCTCCGAATCTGGCTGTTGTATGCAAAGGTTTTATAATTCAGTGATTAGAAGAGGTATTCGAGGTGTTATTTTGATATCTGCTACCGATGACGATATAAATGAGCTTATTAAGCAGTTTCCCCTATCAGCGCACCACTTACACGCTATTGGACTAAAAGGATGCACAATAACAGATAGAGGATTAGAAGCTATTTTGGATCATTTACAA GTTCTCTTTGAACTTGAACTAACGGGCTGCAATGAGATAACAGAGGCTGGTTTATGGGCATGTCTAACTCCGAGGATTGTTTCACTCACGCTTACTGATTGCATTAACATTGCTGACGAGGCT GTCGGTGCGGTGGCTCAGCTTTTACCGTCTCTGTACGAGTTTTCATTACAAGCATACCATGTGACGGATGCAGCTCTCGGCTATTTCTCGCCAAAGCAAAGTGCTTCGCTCAGTATATTGAGATTACACAGCTGCTGGGAACTTACTAACCATGGTGTCGTTAACATCG TGCACTCGCTGCCCAACCTGACCGTGCTGTCGCTGAGCGGCTGCAGCAAGGTGACGGACGAGGGCGTGGAGCTGCTGGCGGAGAACTTGCCGCGCCTGCGCAGTCTCGACCTGAGCTGGTGCCCGCGCGTCACCGACAACGCGCTCGAGTACATCGCCTGCGACCTCAACCACCTCGAGGAGCTCACGCTGGACAG ATGCGTGCACATAACGGACATCGGCGTCGGATACATCAGCACCATGCAGTCGCTGGTGGCGCTATTCCTGCGCTGGTGCTCGCAGGTGCGCGACTTCGGCGTACAGCACCTCTGCGGCATGAGGTCCTTGCAGCTGTTGTCTCTGGCCG GGTGCCCGCTGCTGACGTCGGGCGGGCTGTCGAGCCTCATCCAGCTGCGCCAGCTGCGCGAGCTGGAGCTCACCAACTGCCCGGGCGCGTCTCCGGAGCTCTTCGACTACTTGCACGAGCACCTGCCGCGGTGTCTCATCGTCGAGTGA
- the LOC125069188 gene encoding puromycin-sensitive aminopeptidase, producing the protein MTLQLLRGVHNSFAFRFQNYSSHRNLRRHCNLLRSQYRYTEWGGGHRRARGVRINGAGAVGGVGARVYSVSRSLRYFSVARPTFTILKEKVTMPENKPFQRLPKNVVPKHYELHLVPNLEKFTFTGKTRVKVSIVSSTKEIVLNSLDLVLTNVKLQYDEGDSITTLNPVEVRLESADETAVIIFEKTLPVGEAVLHCEFTGEINDKMKGLYRSKYLTPGGEERYAAVTQFEATDARRCFPCWDEPAIKATFDITLEVPADRVALSNMPVKDEIIKEDKKIMEFDTTPIMSTYLVAVVVGEYDYVEKTSRDGVLVRVYTPVGKSKQGLFALEVAAKVLPYYKEYFDIAYPLPKIDLIAIADFSAGAMENWGLVTYRETCLLVDEEHTSAVRRQWIALVVGHELAHQWFGNLVTMEWWTHLWLNEGYASFVEFLCVNHLFPEYDIWTQFVTETYIRALELDCLKNSHPIEVPVGHPSEIDEIFDDISYNKGASVIRMLHKYIGDDDFRRGMNIYLTRHQYKNTFTEDLWAALEEASKKPVGAVMSTWTKQMGFPMVEVSSEQRGADRVLKLSQQKFCADGSQGNDILWMIPITISTQEQPSKVALSTVLEKQSQEVILKNVAEDSWVKLNPGTVGYYRTRYPAAMLEQLVRAVRDGSLPPLDRLGLLDDCFALVQAGHTNTAESLKLMEAFTDENNFTVWSSISNCLSKLSALFSHTALDKPLKNYGRKLFCNVTRRLGWDAEEKESHLDTLLRSLVLNKMISFEDPDTIKEAKSRFERHSSGECALPADLRSACYRAVLAEANEATFQRFLQLYRAADLHEEKDRISRALGAVKDPALLKRVLEFAVSDEVRAQDTVFVIVSVAVSRNGRDLAWQFFKDHWQEFMDRYQGGFLLARLVKSTTENFASEACAQEIEEFFRTHQSPGTERSVQQALETVRLNAAWLRRDLASATAYLQPYH; encoded by the exons ATGACGCTGCAACTGCTACGTGGTGTGCATAATTCATTTGCATTTCgttttcaaaattatagtaGTCATCGTAATCTACGCCGCCATTGCAACTTATTACGTAGCCAATACCGTTATACGGAGTGGGGAGGGGGACACAGACGTGCGAGGGGAGTTCGTATCAACGGTGCGGGTGCGGTTGGAGGCGTTGGAGCACGAGTTTACTCTGTCAGTCGGTCATTACGGTATTTCTCTGTAGCGCGTCCCACATTTACGATTTTGAAAGAAAAAGTGACAATGCCAGAAAATAAACCGTTTCAACGTCTTCCTAAAAATGTTGTGCCTAAACATTATGAACTACATTTGGTACCAAATCTTgagaaatttacatttacagGAAAGACTAGGGTGAAAGTATCG ATTGTAAGTTCTACCAAAGAAATAGTGTTAAACAGTTTAGATTTGGTATTAACGAATGTCAAACTGCAATACGATGAAGGTGATTCAATTACTACTCTTAATCCGGTAGAAGTACGATTAGAATCGGCTGACGAAACTGCAGTTATAATATTCGAAAAAACTCTACCCGTCGGCGAAGCTGTACTGCATTGTGAATTTACTGGTGAAATTAACGATAAAATGAAAGGTCTTTACCGTAGCAAGTACCTTACTCCAGGTGGTGAAGAGCGCTATGCTGCCGTCACGCAATTTGAGGCAACTGATGCCCGTCGATGTTTTCCGTGTTGGGATGAACCTGCTATTAAAGCTACTTTTGATATAACATTAGAAGTTCCGGCCGACCGGGTTGCTCTATCAAATATGCCTGTTAAGGACGAAATAATTAAGgaggataaaaaaattatggaatTTGATACCACACCGATTATGTCAACATATCTTGTAGCAGTTGTTGTTGGTGAATATGATTATGTAGAAAAGACTTCACGCGATGGAGTTTTAGTGCGTGTTTATACACCTGTAGGAAAAAGTAAGCAAGGCTTATTTGCTTTGGAAGTTGCAGCAAAGGTATTGCCTTATTACaaggaatattttgatatagcTTATCCTTTGCCTAAAATAGACTTAATAGCAATAGCAGATTTCTCTGCTGGTGCTATGGAGAATTGGGGACTTGTTACTTACAGAGAAACATGTCTCCTGGTTGACGAAGAGCATACATCTGCGGTTAGGAGGCAATGGATAGCTTTAGTTGTGGGACACGAATTAGCTCACCAATGGTTCGGTAATTTGGTAACTATGGAATGGTGGACTCATCTCTGGTTAAATGAGGGCTATGCATCATTTGTAGAATTCCTTTGCGTCAATCATTTATTCCCCGAGTATGATATTTGGACACAATTTGTAACAGAAACATATATAAG AGCGTTAGAATTAGATTGTTTAAAGAATTCACATCCTATTGAGGTGCCAGTGGGACATCCCTcagaaattgatgaaatttttgaTGACATTTCATACAACAAAGGTGCTTCTGTCATACGCATGCTACATAAGTACATTGGTGATGATGATTTCCGTAGAGGAATGAATATTTATCTCACAAGACATCAG tataaaaatactttcactGAAGATTTATGGGCAGCTTTAGAGGAGGCTTCTAAAAAACCTGTGGGAGCAGTGATGTCAACATGGACTAAGCAAATGGGTTTCCCAATGGTTGAG gtCAGTTCAGAACAGAGAGGTGCAGACCGTGTTTTAAAATTGAGTCAACAAAAGTTCTGTGCTGATGGCAGTCAAGGAAATGATATATTATGGATGATACCAATTACAATCTCAACTCAGGAGCAACCTTCAAag gTAGCATTATCTACAGTTTTGGAGAAACAATCGCAGGAagttatattgaaaaatgttgCTGAAGATTCTTGGGTGAAGCTCAACCCTGGAACa gtGGGGTATTACCGGACGCGCTACCCGGCCGCCATGCTGGAGCAACTGGTTCGCGCCGTGCGCGACGGGTCGCTGCCGCCGCTCGACCGCCTCGGGCTGCTGGACGACTGCTTCGCGCTCGTGCAGGCCGGACACACCAACACCGCCGAG TCTCTTAAACTTATGGAAGCATTTActgatgaaaataattttaccgTATGGTCATCGATATCGAATTGCCTGTCAAAGCTGAGTGCGCTGTTTTCACACACTGCCCTCGACAAACCTCTTAAAAATTATGGGCGAaaattattctgtaatgttaCCCGGCGATTGGGTTGGGATGCTGAAGAAAAAGAAAGTCACCTGGATACACTGCTTCGgagtttagttttaaataaaatgataagctTTGAGGATCCTGACACCATCAAAGAAGCTAAGAGTCG GTTCGAGAGGCACTCGTCGGGCGAGTGCGCGCTGCCGGCGGACCTGCGCTCGGCGTGCTACCGCGCCGTGCTGGCGGAGGCCAACGAGGCCACGTTCCAGCGCTTCCTGCAGCTGTACCGCGCCGCGGACCTGCACGAGGAGAAGGACCGCATCAGCCGCGCCCTGGGCGCCGTCAAGGACCCGGCGCTGCTCAAGCGCGTGCTCGAATTTGCCGTTTCG GATGAAGTCAGGGCACAAGATACTGTTTTCGTTATTGTGTCGGTGGCAGTTAGCAGAAATGGACGTGACCTGGCCTGGCAATTTTTCAAGGATCATTGGCAGGAGTTTATGGATCGCTACCAG GGTGGCTTCCTCTTGGCGCGTCTCGTGAAATCGACAACAGAGAATTTCGCATCAGAGGCGTGCGCCCAGGAGATCGAGGAATTCTTCCGCACGCACCAGTCGCCGGGCACCGAGCGCTCCGTGCAGCAGGCGCTGGAGACCGTGCGCCTCAACGCCGCCTGGCTGCGGCGCGACCTCGCCTCCGCCACCGCCTACCTGCAGCCTTACCATTGA
- the LOC125069433 gene encoding protein disulfide-isomerase TMX3-like: protein MNLVVGAILIFLLGLTGTSSSRVLELSDKFIDISNDGVWFVKFYAPWCAHCRRMEPIWAHVAQSLYNTPIKVAKVDCTRFTAVATHFKVRAYPTIMFIKGEFRHVYSGERVEDDMVNYAMRMAQPAVQKVSHADSLGYLKETHNVFFGYIGKQHGPLWEMFSVHAEKYQAHSWFYALSYEIAKKDLRPPNETAVFVYKEEEIYYFKPNADLLQDRDTLNVTLNKWVNSERFGFFPKITRSNINDLMDTEKFIVIAVVSENKLKEISQTERDFKDMIENIIRNRKHELHHRFQFGWMGNPELANSIAMSELTVPHLIVLNSTTSHHHIPDDDPVLMTPEAVSIFLDLIHNQMAPTYGGNSWLVRMYRGFFEARTTLINMWQGNPVLTALVFGLPLGFLSLICYSICCADILDADEEETPETHEKKD, encoded by the exons ATGAATCTAGTTGTGGgagctattttaatttttctattag gtCTAACTGGCACCTCATCTTCTAGAGTATTAGAACTAAgtgataaatttattgatataagcaATGATGGAGTATGGTTTGTCAAATTTTATGCACCTTGGTGTGCTCATTGTCGAAGGATGGAGCCTATCTGGGCACATGTGGCACAGTCTTTGTACAATACCCCAATTAAAGTAGCAAAAGTAGACTGTACAAGATTTACAGCAGTAGCCACTCATTTTAAAGTAAGAGCATACCCAACCATAATGTT TATAAAAGGTGAATTTAGGCATGTTTACTCAGGTGAGAGGGTTGAGGATGATATGGTAAATTATGCAATGAGGATGGCACAACCAGCAGTACAAAAAGTATCTCATGCTGACAGCTTGGGATATTTGAAGGAAACACACAATGTATTTTTTGGTTACATTGGAAAACAGCATGGACCATTAtgg gaaaTGTTTTCTGTTcatgctgaaaaatatcaagcaCATAGCTGGTTTTATGCATTGTCTTATGAAATAGCTAAAAAAGACTTAAGACCTCCAAATGAGACTGCTGTGTTTGTGTATAAGGAAGaagaaatttattactttaagc CTAATGCTGATTTGCTGCAAGATAGGGATACcttaaatgttactttaaacAAGTGGGTTAATTCAGAAAGATTTGGTTTCTTCCCAAAAATAACAAGATCGAACATTAATGATTTGATGGATACTGAGAAATTCATTGTTATTGCTGTTGTATcagaaaataaactaaaagaaaTATCTCAGACTGAACGTGATTTTAAGGATatgattgaaaatataataag AAATAGGAAACATGAACTCCATCATCGATTTCAATTTGGCTGGATGGGCAATCCTGAGCTGGCTAACTCGATAGCCATGTCAGAATTGACTGTACCCCATTTGATAGTTCTTAACTCCACTACTAGTCATCACCATATACCAGATGATGACCCAGTGCTTATGACCCCAGAAGCAGTTTCGATATTCCTTGATTTAATACATAATCAAATGGCACCC ACATATGGTGGCAATAGTTGGTTAGTTCGGATGTACAGAGGATTCTTTGAAGCTAGGACGACTCTTATAAACATGTGGCAAGGCAATCCTGTACTAACAGCTCTCGTGTTTGGACTGCCTCTGGGTTTTCTTTCCctaatttgttattctatatGTTGCGCTGACATACTTGACGCTGATGAGGAGGAAACTCCCG aaactCACGAGAAAAAGGATTGA